The Candidatus Methanomethylicota archaeon genome has a segment encoding these proteins:
- a CDS encoding molybdenum cofactor biosynthesis protein MoaB — translation MSVKHKEEALKEAEEVKVAIIVVSTSRYEKKIRGEPFEDESGEIAKKIIEKYGYTVTCKEIVPDDKGIIQMWAKKRIEEGDDAIIFIGGTGLSKTDLTYEAIMEILEKEMEGFGEIFRMLSYREIGSAAIMSRATAGILNGRLLVAIPGSPNAIPIALEKLLLPELRHIIFHARRK, via the coding sequence TTGAGCGTAAAACATAAGGAGGAGGCATTGAAGGAGGCTGAGGAAGTAAAAGTTGCAATAATAGTTGTGAGCACATCGAGATATGAGAAGAAGATTCGGGGAGAACCATTCGAAGATGAATCCGGAGAAATAGCTAAGAAGATAATTGAGAAATATGGATATACGGTTACATGTAAGGAGATCGTGCCAGACGATAAGGGGATTATACAAATGTGGGCAAAAAAGAGGATTGAGGAGGGGGATGATGCAATAATATTCATAGGTGGAACAGGATTAAGCAAAACAGACTTAACATATGAAGCTATAATGGAAATTTTGGAAAAGGAGATGGAGGGTTTTGGAGAGATATTTAGGATGCTAAGTTATAGGGAGATAGGGTCTGCAGCAATAATGTCTAGAGCCACAGCTGGAATTCTAAATGGGAGATTACTTGTTGCAATACCTGGATCTCCAAACGCCATACCCATAGCCTTAGAAAAACTGCTACTACCAGAATTACGCCACATAATATTCCATGCGAGGAGGAAGTAG